A single genomic interval of Staphylococcus hyicus harbors:
- the sdhB gene encoding succinate dehydrogenase iron-sulfur subunit, whose translation MVETKENISNNTQASTTNEGQHQQSTNKHHKTIKLVIKRQDNANSKPYEEGFEIPYRENLNIIACLMEIRRNPINDKGEKTTPVTWDMNCLEEVCGACSMVINGRARQSCSTIVDQLEQPIRIEPMNTFPVIRDLQVDRSRMFDNLKRMKAWIPVDGTYDLGPGPRMPEKKRQTAYELSKCMTCGVCLEVCPNVTPSNNFVGAQAISQVRLFNLHPTGAMTKDERLDALMDQGGLQACGNSQNCVQACPKGIPLTTSIAALNRETSFHMFKSFFGSDHKVD comes from the coding sequence ATGGTTGAAACAAAAGAAAACATTTCAAACAATACACAAGCCTCTACAACGAATGAAGGACAACATCAGCAATCAACGAACAAACATCATAAAACTATAAAATTAGTTATTAAACGTCAAGATAATGCAAATTCAAAACCATACGAAGAAGGTTTTGAAATTCCGTATCGTGAAAATTTAAATATTATCGCGTGTTTAATGGAAATTCGTCGTAATCCTATCAACGATAAAGGTGAGAAAACAACGCCAGTGACTTGGGATATGAACTGTCTTGAAGAAGTTTGTGGTGCATGTTCTATGGTCATTAATGGGCGTGCGCGTCAATCTTGTTCGACTATCGTAGACCAATTAGAGCAACCTATCCGTATTGAACCAATGAACACGTTCCCGGTGATTCGTGATTTACAAGTGGATCGTTCTCGTATGTTTGATAATTTAAAACGTATGAAAGCATGGATTCCTGTTGATGGGACATACGATTTAGGTCCTGGACCACGTATGCCAGAGAAGAAACGTCAAACTGCTTATGAGTTATCTAAATGTATGACTTGCGGAGTGTGTTTAGAAGTATGCCCGAATGTGACACCTTCAAATAATTTTGTCGGTGCACAGGCAATTTCTCAAGTACGATTATTTAATTTACACCCAACCGGTGCGATGACGAAAGATGAACGCCTTGATGCATTAATGGACCAAGGTGGTTTACAAGCGTGTGGTAATTCACAAAACTGTGTGCAAGCATGTCCAAAAGGCATTCCGTTAACAACATCGATTGCTGCACTTAATCGTGAAACATCATTCCACATGTTCAAGTCATTCTTTGGTTCAGACCATAAAGTTGACTAA
- the sdhA gene encoding succinate dehydrogenase flavoprotein subunit — MAEKKIIVVGGGLAGLMSTIKAAEQGAHVDLFSIVPVKRSHSVCAQGGINGAVNTKGEGDSPYLHFDDTVYGGDFLADQPPVKAMTEAAPKIIHLLDRMGVMFSRTKEGLLDFRRFGGTLFHRTAFAGATTGQQLLYALDEQVRSYEVDGLVTKYEGWEFLGVVKDDENKARGIIAQDITTSEIKAFGSDAVIMATGGPGIIFGKTTNSMINTGSAASIAYQQGVHYANGEFIQIHPTAIPGDDKLRLMSESARGEGGRIWTYKDGKPWYFLEEKYPDYGNLVPRDIATREIFDVCVNQKLGINGENMVYLDLSHKDPHELDVKLGGIIEIYEKFTGDDPRKVPMKIFPAVHYSMGGLYVDYDQMTNIEGLFAAGECDFSQHGGNRLGANSLLSAIYGGTVAGPNAVKYVENVEKSYVDLDDSIYQKRIDEEQARFDKLLNMKGTENAYKLHRELGEIMTANVTVVRHNDRLLETDKKIVELMKRFENIDMEDTQTWSNQAVFFTRQLWNMLVLARVITIGAYNRNESRGAHYKPEFPERNDEEWLKHTIATYNGPTEKPTFTYKPVDVSLIEPRKRDYTSKSKGGKK, encoded by the coding sequence TCAGTATGTGCACAAGGCGGTATTAATGGAGCGGTTAACACGAAAGGTGAAGGTGACTCACCTTATTTACATTTTGATGATACGGTTTATGGTGGCGATTTTTTAGCGGATCAACCACCAGTAAAAGCGATGACTGAAGCAGCACCTAAAATCATACATTTACTTGACCGTATGGGTGTAATGTTTAGTCGTACGAAAGAAGGTTTATTAGATTTCCGTCGTTTTGGAGGCACACTTTTTCATAGAACAGCATTTGCGGGTGCAACGACAGGACAACAGTTGCTATACGCATTAGATGAACAAGTGCGTAGCTATGAAGTTGATGGTCTCGTAACAAAATATGAAGGCTGGGAATTTCTAGGTGTTGTTAAAGATGATGAAAATAAAGCGCGAGGGATTATCGCGCAAGATATTACAACATCTGAAATTAAAGCTTTCGGTTCAGACGCTGTCATCATGGCAACTGGCGGTCCGGGAATCATTTTTGGTAAAACAACAAATTCTATGATTAATACAGGATCAGCAGCATCAATTGCTTATCAACAAGGGGTTCATTACGCGAATGGTGAGTTTATCCAAATACATCCAACAGCTATCCCAGGTGACGATAAATTACGTCTTATGAGTGAATCAGCACGTGGAGAAGGTGGCCGTATTTGGACGTATAAAGATGGTAAGCCTTGGTATTTCTTAGAGGAAAAATATCCTGACTATGGTAACTTAGTACCACGTGATATTGCAACACGTGAAATTTTCGATGTCTGTGTGAATCAAAAATTAGGTATCAACGGTGAAAACATGGTGTATTTGGATCTTTCACATAAAGATCCACATGAATTGGATGTAAAACTAGGCGGTATCATCGAAATATATGAAAAATTCACTGGAGACGATCCACGTAAAGTTCCAATGAAAATTTTCCCAGCAGTTCATTATTCTATGGGTGGTCTCTATGTTGATTATGACCAAATGACGAATATTGAAGGTTTGTTCGCAGCTGGAGAATGTGACTTCTCTCAACATGGGGGTAACCGTTTAGGTGCGAACTCTCTATTATCAGCGATTTATGGTGGTACAGTGGCTGGACCAAACGCCGTAAAATATGTTGAAAATGTTGAAAAGTCTTATGTTGACTTAGATGACAGTATTTATCAAAAACGCATTGATGAAGAACAAGCACGTTTTGATAAACTTCTTAATATGAAAGGTACAGAAAATGCCTACAAATTACACCGTGAACTTGGTGAAATTATGACGGCTAATGTTACAGTTGTCCGTCATAATGATCGCTTGCTTGAAACGGATAAGAAAATTGTAGAGTTAATGAAACGCTTTGAAAACATTGATATGGAAGATACGCAAACGTGGAGTAACCAAGCTGTATTCTTTACACGTCAGTTATGGAATATGCTTGTATTAGCACGTGTCATTACAATAGGGGCATACAATCGTAATGAGTCACGTGGTGCACATTACAAACCTGAATTCCCAGAACGTAATGATGAAGAATGGTTAAAACACACAATCGCCACGTATAATGGGCCAACTGAGAAACCTACTTTCACTTATAAACCAGTAGATGTAAGCTTAATCGAACCTCGTAAACGTGACTATACAAGTAAGTCAAAAGGGGGTAAAAAATAA